One segment of Gasterosteus aculeatus chromosome 3, fGasAcu3.hap1.1, whole genome shotgun sequence DNA contains the following:
- the homeza gene encoding homeobox and leucine zipper encoding a isoform X2 gives MATYSDHNGRNGLLMGMRGHFEGKATKTECEGKLEAKRSSKDLRHSADGNVSGVASFTTNHNSVVCLPLVSEGLKLVWTQSDQTRELDTIAELIQAFNLFPYPSSREVGALARVCALPLDKVKVWFMVQRIKYGISWSSEEIEETRRKLAVPELCEDSPDTNMEAEMTSKADGIEELVIDEKDNNKVEGVPPSPPKSKLKCESPDSYKPTKPTAPCFSSTLPPPQDSYFYRPPVETPVSTAADVSLDLSGSPSRQHRHGRYKKSKVQLAALRKSFLRENWPAEAELRRLQEETGLSRNDIRKWFSDSRYQLRVGRGSLAAAQNYSQHTAAKQDQQVQPLPLITQKPSQLNGVKSQEVARSNGIRNSHFFQTFLSNSLEAFGDRVLEAEGYDGTEELSGDGDSLKDEEQSEELPLQLTCKIEPDVPQEPSGDLKTSPCSSPSASPPPSASPSKPLSNNTSTSKKSAHSAKASPSQTPLHVSKAPSSTSTSPALTPAGRPRKTKEQLDVLKQHFLRCQWPKSEDYTELVKRTNLPRADVIQWFGDTRYAVKNGQLRWVKGVRDQFLAELAAQQSSSGGGGLTNGSGSATSTRAGGRKRKSQATASSADLPDIQPLVAYYLGTGSLHERDLDSLCKKSRMSYQQVRDWFAGQDVGGTEEKPIFDD, from the coding sequence ATGGCGACCTACAGTGACCACAATGGCAGAAACGGACTACTTATGGGCATGAGGGGGCATTTTGAAGGAAAAGCAACAAAGACAGAATGTGAAGGGAAACTTGAAGCTAAACGCTCTTCCAAGGatctgcgccactctgctgacGGCAACGTGAGCGGCGTGGCCAGTTTCACCACCAACCACAACTCTGTTGTGTGCCTGCCTCTGGTGTCGGAGGGACTGAAGTTGGTTTGGACGCAGTCTGATCAAACCCGTGAACTTGACACGATCGCAGAGCTGATCCAAGCCTTTAACTTATTTCCGTACCCGTCATCTCGCGAGGTCGGCGCGCTGGCCCGGGTGTGTGCCTTGCCACTGGACAAAGTTAAGGTGTGGTTCATGGTGCAGAGAATTAAATACGGTATCAGCTGGTCCTCCGAGGAGATCGAGGAGACGCGGCGAAAGCTGGCAGTGCCTGAGCTTTGTGAGGACTCTCCTGACACCAACATGGAGGCCGAAATGACGAGTAAGGCTGACGGTATTGAGGAATTGGTGATTGACGAGAAGGATAACAACAAGGTAGAAGGTGTTCCCCCCAGCCCCCCAAAGTCAAAACTAAAGTGCGAGTCCCCAGATTCCTACAAGCCAACCAAACCTACCGCCCCGTGTTTCAGCTCCACCCTCCCACCTCCTCAGGATTCATACTTCTACCGGCCACCAGTGGAAACGCCAGTGAGCACGGCGGCCGACGTCTCCCTTGACCTTTCGGGGTCGCCCTCCCGCCAGCATCGCCACGGGCGCTACAAAAAGTCTAAAGTTCAGCTCGCCGCCCTTCGAAAGAGCTTCCTGAGGGAGAACTGGCCTGCAGAGGCGGAGCTTAGACGCCTGCAGGAAGAAACCGGGCTGAGTCGCAACGACATCCGCAAGTGGTTCAGCGACAGCCGGTACCAGCTGAGGGTTGGCCGAGGGAGCCTCGCTGCAGCCCAGAACTACTCACAACACACCGCAGCTAAACAAGACCAACAAGTCCAACCTCTTCCACTCATTACACAAAAGCCCAGTCAACTCAACGGGGTGAAGAGCCAGGAGGTCGCCCGGAGCAATGGGATTAGGAATTCTCATTTCTTTCAGACCTTTTTGTCCAACAGCCTGGAAGCGTTCGGGGACCGGGTCCTTGAGGCAGAAGGGTATGACGGCACGGAGGAGCTCTCTGGTGATGGGGACAGTTTGAAAGATGAGGAACAGAGTGAGGAGCTGCCCTTGCAGCTGACCTGCAAGATCGAGCCGGACGTTCCACAGGAGCCGTCGGGTGACCTGAAAACCTCCCCCTGCTCTTCCCCCTCTGCAAGCCCACCGCCGAGCGCCTCACCTTCCAAGCCGCTTTCAAACAACACCAGCACATCAAAGAAGTCCGCCCACTCAGCCAAAGCCAGCCCTTCACAAACGCCGCTGCACGTCTCAAAGGCTCCCTCATCCACATCCACTTCCCCTGCCCTCACTCCGGCTGGGCGACCAAGAAAGACCAAGGAGCAGCTGGATGTGTTGAAGCAGCACTTCCTGCGCTGCCAGTGGCCCAAGAGCGAAGACTACACCGAACTTGTTAAGCGTACGAATTTGCCCCGGGCCGATGTCATTCAGTGGTTCGGGGACACGCGGTACGCCGTAAAAAATGGCCAGCTGCGCTGGGTGAAGGGGGTCCGCGATCAGTTCTTGGCAGAACTCGCGgcccagcagagcagcagcggcggTGGCGGCTTGACTAACGGGAGTGGCTCTGCGACGTCCACTCGGGCCGGCGGGCGCAAACGGAAGTCTCAAGCGACCGCATCCAGTGCAGATCTCCCTGATATCCAGCCGTTGGTAGCGTATTACCTCGGAACCGGCTCACTACACGAAAGAGACCTGGACTCTTTATGCAAGAAATCGAGAATGAGCTACCAGCAAGTGCGGGATTGGTTTGCAGGGCAGGATGTTGGGGGTACCGAGGAAAAACCGATCTTTGATGATTAA
- the LOC120815947 gene encoding crystallin J1A-like, whose amino-acid sequence MATSVANRAIGAIVGSAVADAAAQPLHWVYDLQKLQAILAQHPIPEFISESANPFYRRQTGQQSCYGDQAFVLLESLSECGGLNVDDLTQRTLKFFGPGSDYDTPLNNPYREKGGPTPQLPIEGPWRHASLKSFLKNVDSGKEETGCENDCQIDGITKLAPIVAFYAGKPDMLDKVEQAVRVTQNNDACVAETLAAARLLEHFILNGPDPKAVDSVLDQLSDPNRKQPQDLDKAIIGHIYEVKKNLSKTPQELIPAVFPNTUGLPGAFQAALHGVLTAKHYEQAVRDTMSCGGCTCSRGSFIGACLGAQIGFEGIPAAWTSKTWHYGSVLEHSKKITQQHQ is encoded by the exons ATGGCTACATCTGTGGCCAACAGAGCGATAGGTGCCATTGTAGGATCAGCAGTTGCAGATGCAGCAG CGCAGCCTCTACACTGGGTGTATGACCTCCAGAAGCTGCAGGCGATTCTGGCTCAGCATCCGATACCTGAATTCATCTCAGAGTCGGCCAACCCTTTCTACAGGAGGCAAACGGGTCAGCAGAGCTGCTACGGTGACCAGGCCTTTGTTCTGTTGGAGTCCCTGTCTGAATGTGGCG GTCTAAATGTTGACGACTTGACGCAGCGGACACTAAAATTCTTTGGCCCTGGATCCGACTACGACACGCCTCTCAACAATCCTTACAGAGAGAAGGGAg GGCCGACACCTCAGCTGCCCATCGAGGGACCATGGAGACATGCAAGTTTGAAGAGCTTCCTGAAGAATGTGGATTCAGGCAAAGAGGAGACAG GCTGTGAGAACGACTGTCAGATTGATGGGATAACCAAACTGGCTCCTATAGTGGCTTTTTATGCAGGGAAGCCTGACATGCTGGACAAAGTTGAGCAGGCAGTCCGTGTCACCCAGAACAATGACGCATGTGTGGCAGAGACTCTAGCAGCTGCGAG GTTGCTGGAACATTTCATCCTGAATGGTCCAGATCCCAAAGCCGTGGACTCTGTGCTTGACCAGCTCAGTGACCCAAACAGAAAGCAGCCCCAGGATCTGGACAAAGCCATCATCG gGCACATTTATGAGGTGAAGAAGAATCTGTCAAAGACTCCTCAGGAGCTGATCCCCGCTGTGTTTCCGAACACATGAG GTTTGCCTGGTGCGTTCCAAGCAGCGCTACACGGAGTCCTGACAGCCAAGCACTACGAGCAGGCTGTCAGAGACACCATGAGCTGTGGGGGATGTACCTGTAGCAGAGGGTCCTTTATTGGAGCCTGCCTCGGGGCTCAG ATTGGATTTGAGGGAATTCCAGCTGCCTGGACATCAAAAACTTGGCACTATGGCTCAGTGTTGGAGCATTCCAAGAAGATAACCCAGCAACACCAATAG
- the dhrs1 gene encoding dehydrogenase/reductase SDR family member 1, producing the protein MSLSGWVCLVTGASRGIGRGIALQLSEAGATVYITGRQETTLKQTAAQVKERGGKCVPVICDSTKDKDIEDVFEQIKREQKGRLDLLVNNAYAGVQAIFENMGVKFWEMDPSIWDSINNTGLRGHYFFSVHASRMMVAQGRGLIVTISSMGGLRYLFNVPYGVGKAACDRLAADMAVELKGRGVASVSLWPGAVQTELVSQFVLEKEKTQGVDNKFKEVFANGESTEVSGMCIVNLANDKHLMSLTGKVLLTCDLARRYGIQDIDGRTVADYTSLKFLLSQVPYLSWLSVVVPSFLRLPRFALTLASNRF; encoded by the exons ATGTCCTTGTCTGGCTGGGTGTGTTTGGTGACGGGGGCCTCCAGAGGCATCGGCCGGGGAATAGCCCTCCAGCTGTCCGAGGCGGGAGCTACCGTCTACATCACCGGGCGCCAGGAGACCACTCTGAAACAAACTGCTGCCCAG GtgaaggaaaggggggggaagTGCGTCCCGGTCATCTGCGATTccacaaaagacaaagacatcGAAGACGTGTTTGAACAGATCAAGCGTGAGCAGAAGGGCAGGCTGGACCTGCTGGTGAACAACGCATATGCTGGAGTCCAG GCCATCTTCGAGAATATGGGGGTCAAGTTCTGGGAAATGGATCCGTCCATTTGGGATTCCATCAACAACACGGGCCTCAG GGGCCACTATTTCTTCTCAGTTCACGCGTCCCGGATGATGGTGGCTCAAGGTCGGGGTCTGATAGTCACGATTTCGTCCATGGGGGGTCTGCGGTATCTCTTCAATGTGCCATATGGCGTTGGCAAGGCTGCA TGTGACAGGCTGGCAGCAGACATGGCGGTGGAGCTTAAAGGAAGGGGCGTGGCTTCTGTGAGTCTGTGGCCTGGAGCCGTACAAACAGAGCTGGTGTCTCAGTTCGTActagaaaaggaaaagacacaAGGTGTAGATAACAAG TTCAAAGAAGTCTTTGCCAATGGGGAATCCACAGAAGTGAGTGGGATGTGCATCGTCAACCTGGCAAACG ATAAACATCTGATGTCTCTGACTGGGAAGGTACTCCTGACTTGTGACCTGGCAAGGCGCTACGGCATACAAGACATTGATG GACGGACTGTAGCTGACTACACTTCTCTGAAATTCCTCCTGAGCCAGGTGCCATATCTCTCCTGGCTGTCGGTGGTAGTCCCTTCATTCCTACGCCTGCCGCGCTTTGCGCTCACCCTGGCTAGTAACCGCTTCTAA
- the eif2b5 gene encoding translation initiation factor eIF2B subunit epsilon yields the protein MAARGGKQSRSGAGLSGRKGADEQEEEEQPLQAVLVADSFNRRFFPVTKDQPRALLPLGNVAMIDYTLEFLTSTGVQETFVFCCWMASEIKEHLLSSKWCRQSSPNTVHIITSEQYRSLGDVLRDVDAKSLLRSDFVLIYGDVVSNIDISSALHAHRHRRKMDKNISVMTMIFKESSPGHKSRCEEDDVIVAMDSKSQRILHYQKTQGLKRLQFPMNIFHNGSDEFEIRHDLLDCHISICSPQVAELFTDNFDYQSRNDFVRGMLVNEEILGNQIHMHVTKDGYGVRVSNLLMYDSVSSDLVRRWVYPLTPEANFIDQKGLSCTYSRHNVYRGSGVSLGHGSQMEENVLIGSDTNIGANCYICNSVIGNNCTIGDNVTLDHAYIWNNVHIASNVMISQSLVCDKAEIKEWVKLNKQCVLAYNVVIGPNMSLPEGTVVSMHHPDEEEEEDDDEFMSDDAAVGHSKDKAKLKVFNPAEVGVGGRGYIWKASSLDDTEDEEISQCLWGLVLNPDPESESEDSEPEDPDDPVIPSPEMEDVKVFQLEVLGTLQRGLEENISFDNLVLEINSLKYAYNITLKEVMQILTRVVLEYPFQQQGPQLTPSQYVGLLLPLLKKWAPVFKNYVKRAQDHLDCLSAFEEHFLEQESHWAAMVKVLMNMYQLEILEEETILRWFSQGATTDKSRQLRKNQGLQKFIQWLEEAEESSDEEGE from the exons ATGGCCGCCAGAGGAGGAAAACAGAGTCGTTCGGGCGCCGGCCTTTCGGGTAGGAAAGGTGCGGAcgaacaggaggaagaggagcagccgcTGCAGGCTGTTTTAGTCGCTGACAGCTTCAACCGGAGGTTTTTCCCGGTGACCAAAGACCAGCCGAGG GCTCTGCTGCCGCTGGGTAACGTCGCCATGATCGACTACACCTTAGAGTTCCTCACGTCCACCGGGGTGCAGGAGACCTtcgtcttctgctgctggatggCCAGTGAAATCAAGGAGCACTTGCT GAGCTCGAAGTGGTGCAGACAGAGTTCTCCAAACACAGTCCACATCATCACCTCAGAGCAGTACCGCTCCCTGGGGGATGTTCTCAGAGATGTTGATGCCAAGTCCCTTTTGCGGTCTGACTTTGTGTTGATCTACGGAGATGTGGTATCTAATATTGACATCAGTTCGGCACTGCACGCGCACAG GCATCGTCGAAAGATGGACAAGAACATCTCGGTGATGACGATGATCTTCAAGGAATCATCGCCAGGTCACAAGTCCCGCTGCGAGGAAGATGATGTCATTGTTGCAATGGACAGTAAGAGCCAGCGGATTTTACACTACCAGAAGACCCAAGGCCTGAAAAGGCTCCAGTTCCCCATG aacATTTTCCACAATGGAAGTGACGAGTTCGAAATCAGACACGATCTCTTGGACTGTCACATCAGCATCTGCTCCCCACAG GTTGCTGAGCTCTTCACTGACAATTTTGACTACCAGTCCAGGAATGACTTTGTCAGAGGGATGTTGGTCAATGAGGAG ATTCTGGGCAACCAGATACACATGCATGTCACCAAGGACGGTTACGGCGTCCGAGTATCCAATCTCCTCATGTATGACTCTGTGTCGTCGGACCTCGTGCGGCGGTGGGTCTACCCGCTCACGCCCGAGGCCAACTTCATTGACCAGAAGGGACTAAGTTGCACGTATTCTCGCCACAATGTTTACCGAGGGTCTGGAGTCAGCCTGGGCCACGGCAGCCAGATGGAGGAGAACGTCCTCATCGGCTCCGATACTAACATCGGCGCTAACTGTTACATTTGTAACAGCGTCATCGGCAACAATTGCACCATAG GTGACAATGTAACCCTCGACCATGCCTACATCTGGAATAATGTTCACATTGCCAGCAATGTGATGATCAGCCAGTCTCTGGTCTGCGACAAGGCAGAGATCAAAGAATGGGTGAAGCTGAATAAACAGTGTGTCCTGGCGTATAAT GTGGTGATTGGACCAAACATGTCTCTACCTGAGGGCACTGTGGTGTCCATGCACCAtccagacgaggaggaagaggaggatgatgatgaattCATGAGTGATGATGCCGCGGTCGGTCACAGCAAAGACAAAGCCAAACTTAAAG TGTTCAACCCGGCAGAGGTTGGAGTCGGGGGAAGAGGCTACATCTGGAAGGCCAGCTCTCTGGATGACACAGAGGACGAAGAGATCTCTCAGTGTCTCTGGG GTTTGGTGTTGAATCCTGACCCTGAGAGTGAAAGTGAGGACAGCGAGCCCGAGGACCCTGATGACCCAGTGATCCCCTCCCCAGAGATGGAGGATGTGAAAG TCTTCCAGCTGGAGGTGCTCGGGACTCTGCAGAGAGGTTTGGAGGAAAACATCAGCTTCGACAATCTCGTACTTGAAATTAACTCTCTCAA GTACGCCTACAACATCACTCTTAAAGAGGTGATGCAGATTTTAACCAGAGTGGTGCTGGAGTACCCTTTCCAGCAGCAGGGCCCTCAGCTGACTCCATCGCAATATGTTGGTCTGCTCCTACCG TTATTGAAGAAGTGGGCGCCAGTGTTTAAGAACTATGTGAAGAGAGCCCAGGACCATCTAGACTGTCTGTCTGCCTTTGAggaacacttcctggagcaggAGAGTCACTGGGCTGCTATGGTCAAG GTCCTGATGAACATGTACCAGCTGGagatcctggaggaggagacgataCTGCGCTGGTTCTCGCAGGGAGCCACCACTGACAAGAGCAGGCAGCTCCGCAAGAACCAGGGG CTACAGAAGTTCAtccagtggctggaggaggccgaggagtcTTCAGACGAGGAAGGGGAATAA
- the homeza gene encoding homeobox and leucine zipper encoding a isoform X1: MDFSWIPVPRAPTLCDRPPHSHKTKVKEPILTSQMATYSDHNGRNGLLMGMRGHFEGKATKTECEGKLEAKRSSKDLRHSADGNVSGVASFTTNHNSVVCLPLVSEGLKLVWTQSDQTRELDTIAELIQAFNLFPYPSSREVGALARVCALPLDKVKVWFMVQRIKYGISWSSEEIEETRRKLAVPELCEDSPDTNMEAEMTSKADGIEELVIDEKDNNKVEGVPPSPPKSKLKCESPDSYKPTKPTAPCFSSTLPPPQDSYFYRPPVETPVSTAADVSLDLSGSPSRQHRHGRYKKSKVQLAALRKSFLRENWPAEAELRRLQEETGLSRNDIRKWFSDSRYQLRVGRGSLAAAQNYSQHTAAKQDQQVQPLPLITQKPSQLNGVKSQEVARSNGIRNSHFFQTFLSNSLEAFGDRVLEAEGYDGTEELSGDGDSLKDEEQSEELPLQLTCKIEPDVPQEPSGDLKTSPCSSPSASPPPSASPSKPLSNNTSTSKKSAHSAKASPSQTPLHVSKAPSSTSTSPALTPAGRPRKTKEQLDVLKQHFLRCQWPKSEDYTELVKRTNLPRADVIQWFGDTRYAVKNGQLRWVKGVRDQFLAELAAQQSSSGGGGLTNGSGSATSTRAGGRKRKSQATASSADLPDIQPLVAYYLGTGSLHERDLDSLCKKSRMSYQQVRDWFAGQDVGGTEEKPIFDD; the protein is encoded by the exons ATGGATTTCTCATGGATCCCCGTTCCCCGCGCACCCACCCTTTGCGACCGACCCCCCcactcacacaaaacaaaa GTGAAAGAGCCCATTTTGACGTCCCAGATGGCGACCTACAGTGACCACAATGGCAGAAACGGACTACTTATGGGCATGAGGGGGCATTTTGAAGGAAAAGCAACAAAGACAGAATGTGAAGGGAAACTTGAAGCTAAACGCTCTTCCAAGGatctgcgccactctgctgacGGCAACGTGAGCGGCGTGGCCAGTTTCACCACCAACCACAACTCTGTTGTGTGCCTGCCTCTGGTGTCGGAGGGACTGAAGTTGGTTTGGACGCAGTCTGATCAAACCCGTGAACTTGACACGATCGCAGAGCTGATCCAAGCCTTTAACTTATTTCCGTACCCGTCATCTCGCGAGGTCGGCGCGCTGGCCCGGGTGTGTGCCTTGCCACTGGACAAAGTTAAGGTGTGGTTCATGGTGCAGAGAATTAAATACGGTATCAGCTGGTCCTCCGAGGAGATCGAGGAGACGCGGCGAAAGCTGGCAGTGCCTGAGCTTTGTGAGGACTCTCCTGACACCAACATGGAGGCCGAAATGACGAGTAAGGCTGACGGTATTGAGGAATTGGTGATTGACGAGAAGGATAACAACAAGGTAGAAGGTGTTCCCCCCAGCCCCCCAAAGTCAAAACTAAAGTGCGAGTCCCCAGATTCCTACAAGCCAACCAAACCTACCGCCCCGTGTTTCAGCTCCACCCTCCCACCTCCTCAGGATTCATACTTCTACCGGCCACCAGTGGAAACGCCAGTGAGCACGGCGGCCGACGTCTCCCTTGACCTTTCGGGGTCGCCCTCCCGCCAGCATCGCCACGGGCGCTACAAAAAGTCTAAAGTTCAGCTCGCCGCCCTTCGAAAGAGCTTCCTGAGGGAGAACTGGCCTGCAGAGGCGGAGCTTAGACGCCTGCAGGAAGAAACCGGGCTGAGTCGCAACGACATCCGCAAGTGGTTCAGCGACAGCCGGTACCAGCTGAGGGTTGGCCGAGGGAGCCTCGCTGCAGCCCAGAACTACTCACAACACACCGCAGCTAAACAAGACCAACAAGTCCAACCTCTTCCACTCATTACACAAAAGCCCAGTCAACTCAACGGGGTGAAGAGCCAGGAGGTCGCCCGGAGCAATGGGATTAGGAATTCTCATTTCTTTCAGACCTTTTTGTCCAACAGCCTGGAAGCGTTCGGGGACCGGGTCCTTGAGGCAGAAGGGTATGACGGCACGGAGGAGCTCTCTGGTGATGGGGACAGTTTGAAAGATGAGGAACAGAGTGAGGAGCTGCCCTTGCAGCTGACCTGCAAGATCGAGCCGGACGTTCCACAGGAGCCGTCGGGTGACCTGAAAACCTCCCCCTGCTCTTCCCCCTCTGCAAGCCCACCGCCGAGCGCCTCACCTTCCAAGCCGCTTTCAAACAACACCAGCACATCAAAGAAGTCCGCCCACTCAGCCAAAGCCAGCCCTTCACAAACGCCGCTGCACGTCTCAAAGGCTCCCTCATCCACATCCACTTCCCCTGCCCTCACTCCGGCTGGGCGACCAAGAAAGACCAAGGAGCAGCTGGATGTGTTGAAGCAGCACTTCCTGCGCTGCCAGTGGCCCAAGAGCGAAGACTACACCGAACTTGTTAAGCGTACGAATTTGCCCCGGGCCGATGTCATTCAGTGGTTCGGGGACACGCGGTACGCCGTAAAAAATGGCCAGCTGCGCTGGGTGAAGGGGGTCCGCGATCAGTTCTTGGCAGAACTCGCGgcccagcagagcagcagcggcggTGGCGGCTTGACTAACGGGAGTGGCTCTGCGACGTCCACTCGGGCCGGCGGGCGCAAACGGAAGTCTCAAGCGACCGCATCCAGTGCAGATCTCCCTGATATCCAGCCGTTGGTAGCGTATTACCTCGGAACCGGCTCACTACACGAAAGAGACCTGGACTCTTTATGCAAGAAATCGAGAATGAGCTACCAGCAAGTGCGGGATTGGTTTGCAGGGCAGGATGTTGGGGGTACCGAGGAAAAACCGATCTTTGATGATTAA
- the mul3 gene encoding mitochondrial ubiquitin ligase activator of nfkb 1-A: MADLPLNPLVLIGAGSSFAFSGLFYHLYQEKKKELQKLKEIPVFKPDTHLIKVLKASPHKRLQYVAVEGLVQADGEPLASQFVPRCFGVIQKIAVEEHWKYWNSLTKTWKSRTMNRKETNNSVPFSLVSPGAYSTNVYVKIQNPLEASGCHLDRVYNKVRRAEEGLVNLLMQGLNGEKPVAMEESEELLQVGSTLTGFGEVVLEEGQVMRLQAPRDGRKYVLMPTDYRSFMDGHERSANMWKMLTAVTGLTGASLLAKVIYGLVGNQDNRSK; encoded by the exons atggcagacCTTCCTCTTAACCCACTGGTTTTGATTGGTGCCGGCTCCAGCTTTGCATTCTCTGGCCTTTTCTATCATTTATaccaagagaagaaaaaagaactgCAGAAGCTGAAG GAAATACCTGTTTTCAAACCAGATACACATCTGATTAAAGTGTTGAAAGCATCTCCCCACAAGCGACTTCAATATGTTGCAGTAGAAG GTCTGGTGCAGGCAGATGGGGAGCCTCTGGCCAGCCAGTTTGTCCCCCGATGCTTTGGTGTCATTCAGAAGATAGCAGTGGAGGAGCACTGGAAATACTGGAACTCCCTCACCAAGACATG GAAATCCCGGACGATGAACAGAAAAGAAACCAACAACTCTGTGCCTTTCAGTCTGGTCAGCCCTGGTGCCTACAGCACTAACGTGTATGTGAAGATCCAAAACCCACTGGAGGCCTCTGGGTGCCACCTTGACAGGGTTTATAACAAAGTAAGACGTGCTGAAGAGGGCTTGGTGAACCTGCTGATGCAGGGCCTCAACGGGGAGAAACCAGTGGCgatggaggagagcgaggagctgctgcaggtgggGAGCACCTTGACCGGTTTCGGGGaggtggtgctggaggagggTCAGGTAATGAGGCTGCAGGCCCCACGGGACGGCCGTAAGTACGTCCTGATGCCCACTGACTACAGGAGCTTCATGGACGGGCACGAGAGATCAGCTAACATGTGGAAGATGCTGACCGCTGTGACCGGCCTCACGGGGGCTTCTCTTCTGGCCAAAGTGATTTATGGCCTTGTGGGGAATCAGGACAACAGATCAAAGTAG